The Nitrospira sp. genome has a segment encoding these proteins:
- a CDS encoding RusA family crossover junction endodeoxyribonuclease, giving the protein MPAGRRHTGSHRSKVPVRVVSYRPAAKAEPASKQPSVANLPPTVRQARPRAPLQIPVPSAVVTAESIAITLPVPPSINHQYATVQGRRVLSSAGRTYKQHVGQQLWLALSQSPHKRVLMHRLQSEPLALSIRFYFTSPLRRDVDGGLKIAQDALCEGIGLNDNRIVETHLYKDVDRTNPRIQIALSLATQ; this is encoded by the coding sequence ATGCCTGCCGGACGACGTCACACGGGCTCCCATCGTTCAAAAGTCCCCGTTCGCGTCGTCTCCTATCGACCGGCCGCCAAAGCCGAACCAGCTTCGAAACAGCCGTCCGTTGCCAATCTACCCCCAACAGTTCGACAAGCGCGTCCCCGAGCGCCGCTTCAAATCCCGGTGCCCTCTGCAGTTGTGACGGCCGAATCCATCGCGATCACGCTGCCGGTTCCACCCAGCATCAACCATCAGTACGCCACGGTTCAGGGCCGCCGGGTCCTGTCTTCGGCAGGTCGAACGTATAAGCAACATGTCGGGCAGCAGCTCTGGCTGGCCTTGTCTCAATCTCCCCACAAGCGAGTGCTGATGCATCGGCTTCAATCGGAACCTCTCGCCCTCTCCATTCGGTTTTATTTCACCTCGCCCCTCAGACGCGATGTCGACGGCGGACTCAAAATCGCCCAGGATGCCCTCTGCGAAGGGATCGGCCTCAATGACAATCGCATAGTGGAAACCCATCTCTATAAGGATGTCGATCGAACCAATCCCCGGATTCAGATTGCCCTCTCCCTGGCTACCCAATAG
- a CDS encoding ABC transporter permease yields the protein MPAFLLLTLMTAIRILSRNRLRAGLTMLGIVIGVGAVIAMVSIGEGAKAAVQAQVASMGTNVIIVLPGSTTVSGVRGGQGGAVTLNVSDALEMKKRIPLLQDTGWAKRDVMQIVNGNKNWNGSVNGVSPSYLTIRDWSFTSGGPFTQVDLDAAVRVALVGQTVVENLFEAGEEPVGSVIRIKNVPFRVIGVLAPKGQSAQGSDQDDIVFIPFSTAERKVFGTQFIGSVGALFATTERQEDLFAAVDQIREFLRARHRLQAEQGDDFTIRTQVDIGKVQEGTSQTLTVMLLSIAAVSLLVGGIGIMNILLVSVTERTREIGVRMAVGAKRRHILMQFLIEAMTLSVVGGTLGIVVGVVGARLTTVIAGWPTIISGDTVIAAFVFSLAVGLFFGLYPANKAARLNPIDALRYE from the coding sequence ATGCCGGCATTTCTCCTCCTCACGCTCATGACGGCGATCCGTATCCTCAGCCGCAACCGGCTCAGGGCCGGGCTGACAATGTTGGGGATCGTCATCGGGGTTGGTGCCGTGATTGCCATGGTCAGTATCGGAGAGGGAGCCAAGGCGGCGGTGCAGGCGCAAGTCGCCAGTATGGGAACCAATGTCATCATCGTGCTGCCGGGGTCGACGACTGTCAGCGGCGTGCGGGGCGGACAGGGCGGCGCAGTCACGCTGAATGTGTCCGATGCGCTGGAGATGAAGAAGCGCATCCCGTTGCTGCAAGATACCGGGTGGGCGAAGCGTGATGTCATGCAGATCGTCAATGGGAACAAGAATTGGAATGGGTCCGTAAATGGAGTTTCCCCCAGCTATCTGACGATCCGCGACTGGTCGTTTACCAGTGGTGGCCCATTTACGCAGGTCGATCTGGATGCCGCGGTGCGTGTGGCGCTGGTCGGGCAAACCGTGGTGGAAAATCTGTTTGAGGCGGGTGAGGAGCCGGTCGGGTCCGTCATTCGGATCAAGAATGTGCCGTTTCGTGTGATCGGGGTGCTTGCACCGAAGGGCCAATCGGCCCAAGGATCGGATCAGGACGACATCGTGTTTATCCCCTTCAGCACCGCGGAGCGGAAAGTCTTTGGGACGCAGTTCATCGGATCGGTCGGGGCCTTGTTTGCCACGACGGAGCGGCAGGAGGATCTGTTTGCCGCCGTCGATCAGATTCGTGAGTTCTTGCGGGCCCGGCATCGGCTCCAGGCCGAACAGGGCGACGACTTTACGATCCGCACGCAGGTCGATATTGGAAAAGTTCAAGAAGGCACGAGTCAGACGTTGACGGTGATGCTGCTCTCCATTGCGGCAGTTTCGCTGCTGGTCGGCGGCATCGGCATTATGAATATTCTACTGGTCTCCGTGACGGAGCGGACGCGGGAGATCGGCGTTCGGATGGCGGTGGGGGCCAAGCGGCGGCATATCCTCATGCAGTTCTTGATCGAGGCCATGACCTTGAGTGTCGTCGGCGGGACGCTGGGAATTGTCGTCGGGGTGGTGGGTGCGAGGCTGACGACCGTTATCGCGGGGTGGCCCACGATCATTTCCGGCGATACCGTGATCGCGGCGTTTGTCTTCTCGCTCGCGGTCGGTCTCTTTTTCGGTCTCTATCCAGCCAATAAAGCGGCTCGGCTCAATCCGATCGACGCGTTACGCTACGAGTAG
- a CDS encoding DUF3391 domain-containing protein yields the protein MATKTISIDQLRVGMYVAKIDLSWFRSPFLRRSLPIEHTIQIEKLRRAGAQRIVIDLSRGDDVETVGTLDPLISSQEMTLTPQAPPSKLVPKPLTQLNEEYAQALVARKQLEQAVHSVFSSIAEQGSVDPQLAAEAVQEVAIVTRTLQNSAIFMALSQQRAGDSSLSHHALSTCTLSLVVGQSFGYNPLELQELAMAALLHDIGLLQIPAPIIQRSANTSHPPSRQDRQLLQSHPRLGILALERQGGFETRVLQMIGEHHIRLDDSGYPQGTKGEFTSERSRILMIADYYDELITGFGGASPLAPHQALQRIFRESQDGAFDQVILSRFIKLIGIYPVHSRVQLNTSEKAVVTELNPSALHRPVVTITHTPNGNEAPTPFVVDLSDQVNVTPERAIDKVLDSQEPAHPASASQAA from the coding sequence ATGGCCACAAAGACGATTTCGATCGATCAACTCCGCGTCGGGATGTACGTTGCGAAGATCGACCTGTCCTGGTTTCGATCGCCGTTTCTCCGGCGCTCGTTGCCCATCGAACACACGATTCAAATTGAGAAGCTGCGCCGCGCCGGAGCCCAGCGCATCGTTATTGATCTGTCCCGCGGGGATGATGTTGAAACGGTGGGTACGCTCGACCCGCTGATCTCCTCGCAAGAGATGACGCTGACGCCGCAGGCACCTCCATCGAAATTGGTTCCCAAGCCGTTGACCCAGCTGAACGAAGAGTATGCCCAAGCTCTGGTTGCCAGAAAGCAATTGGAGCAAGCCGTTCACTCGGTCTTCTCGTCTATTGCAGAACAGGGATCCGTTGACCCTCAGTTGGCAGCCGAAGCCGTGCAGGAAGTCGCAATCGTCACACGAACCCTCCAGAATTCAGCCATCTTCATGGCGCTCAGCCAGCAACGGGCAGGAGATTCGTCCCTGAGCCACCATGCGCTTTCAACCTGCACCTTGTCGCTCGTCGTCGGACAATCGTTCGGCTATAACCCGCTCGAACTCCAGGAACTGGCCATGGCCGCGCTGCTTCACGACATCGGCCTGCTCCAGATTCCCGCACCGATCATTCAGCGAAGCGCCAACACCTCCCATCCGCCCTCACGGCAAGACCGGCAACTGCTCCAGTCGCATCCCCGATTGGGTATTCTCGCGCTTGAACGGCAAGGGGGATTCGAAACCAGAGTCTTGCAAATGATCGGGGAGCACCATATCCGCCTCGATGACTCGGGCTATCCCCAAGGCACCAAAGGCGAGTTTACGTCGGAACGCTCGCGCATTCTGATGATTGCCGATTACTACGATGAGTTGATCACCGGATTCGGCGGAGCGTCGCCGCTGGCACCCCATCAAGCGCTGCAACGGATTTTCCGAGAATCCCAGGACGGGGCGTTCGATCAGGTCATCCTGTCGCGCTTTATCAAGCTGATCGGCATCTACCCGGTTCACAGCCGCGTGCAGTTGAACACGAGCGAAAAGGCTGTTGTGACGGAGTTGAATCCGTCAGCGCTGCATCGACCTGTCGTCACAATCACCCATACTCCCAACGGGAATGAGGCACCAACCCCTTTCGTTGTCGACCTGTCAGACCAAGTCAATGTCACGCCCGAACGGGCTATCGATAAGGTGCTGGACTCCCAGGAACCCGCCCATCCCGCCAGCGCGTCACAAGCCGCCTAG
- a CDS encoding zinc ribbon domain-containing protein, protein MPIYEYLCRDCRKRSTLLVLSLASSTPPACKQCGSQSVDRLLSRFSAPKSDEARLASLSAPDNFDGLDENDPESMSRFMKHMGVEMGEDVEQDVEAMMDSADSGTSDNGSTDSL, encoded by the coding sequence ATGCCGATCTACGAATACCTTTGCCGCGATTGTCGGAAGCGAAGCACCTTGCTGGTGCTGAGCCTGGCCAGCTCGACCCCGCCGGCCTGCAAACAGTGCGGGAGCCAGTCTGTGGACCGCCTCCTCTCCCGATTCTCCGCCCCAAAGTCCGATGAGGCCCGGCTTGCTTCCCTTTCAGCCCCGGACAACTTCGACGGACTGGATGAGAACGATCCGGAGTCAATGTCCCGCTTCATGAAACACATGGGAGTCGAGATGGGTGAGGACGTCGAACAGGATGTCGAGGCCATGATGGATTCGGCCGATAGCGGGACCTCCGATAACGGTAGCACTGACAGTCTATGA
- a CDS encoding undecaprenyl-diphosphate phosphatase produces the protein MTEWGPALAVILGIVEGLTEFLPVSSTGHLILVGHALGFTGDAAANAEISIQLGAILAVIVFEREKIGRLLSGAWQEHAALQTLQRSGQHPTWKALIRASMQAHPHLWFVIGLGLAFLPAAGVGFLAHGWIKSVLFTPQTVAATSIIGGLIILAVEARQPTIQTTQLDRVSITSAFWVGVAQCASLIPGMSRSGSTIIGGLLAGLDRKVATEYSFFLALPTIIAATAYQMLKAKATFNQADYVALGIGMLVSFLVAWAVIAAFLTYVQRHTLRVFAYYRIALGILVFLVVR, from the coding sequence ATGACTGAATGGGGCCCTGCCTTAGCGGTAATCCTTGGCATTGTCGAAGGGCTGACGGAATTTCTGCCGGTCTCCTCAACCGGGCATTTGATCCTCGTAGGCCACGCATTGGGATTCACCGGAGATGCCGCAGCCAACGCAGAGATTTCGATTCAGCTTGGCGCCATTCTCGCCGTCATCGTCTTTGAACGGGAAAAAATCGGCCGCCTCCTCTCCGGCGCGTGGCAAGAGCACGCGGCCTTGCAGACGTTGCAACGGAGCGGCCAACATCCCACATGGAAGGCGCTCATCCGGGCCTCCATGCAGGCTCATCCTCACTTGTGGTTTGTGATCGGGCTCGGTTTGGCCTTCCTCCCGGCCGCCGGCGTCGGCTTCCTCGCGCACGGATGGATCAAATCCGTGCTGTTCACGCCCCAGACCGTTGCCGCAACCTCCATCATCGGCGGACTCATTATTCTCGCGGTCGAAGCCCGGCAGCCGACAATCCAGACCACCCAGCTGGACCGAGTTTCGATCACGTCCGCCTTCTGGGTCGGCGTCGCCCAATGTGCCTCGCTCATTCCCGGCATGTCACGATCCGGTTCAACGATCATCGGCGGCTTGCTCGCCGGACTCGACCGGAAAGTCGCGACCGAGTACTCCTTCTTTCTTGCTTTACCAACGATCATCGCCGCCACTGCCTACCAAATGCTGAAGGCCAAGGCCACATTCAATCAGGCAGACTATGTGGCATTGGGCATCGGCATGCTCGTCTCCTTCCTCGTCGCCTGGGCTGTCATCGCAGCCTTCCTGACCTACGTTCAGCGCCACACCTTGCGCGTGTTCGCCTACTACCGTATTGCCCTCGGCATCCTCGTGTTTCTAGTCGTACGCTAA
- the ileS gene encoding isoleucine--tRNA ligase, with protein MDYKSTLNLPKTDFPMKANLPQREPEMLAWWAQEKLYEQIQAAGQGRPRYVLHDGPPYANGRIHIGHALNKILKDIIVKSKTMAGFQAPYVPGWDCHGLPIEHQVMKELGDKKKDLDTPAIRKLCREYAEKYVAIQREEFQRLGVLGEWQQPYLTMTPAYEASIIREFGKFVERGGVYKGLKPVLWCTQDQTALAEAEVEYDNHTSPWVYVKFPIVTSPSVLSATFPGIAFPEGIKSVSVVIWTTTPWTLPANQAVCLHRDFDYAFVQVGDELLVVAEKLLDSVAKECKLEGYRVVGVKKGGEGFEGLETQRPLTTGLSPILLGDFVTLEQGTGCVHIAPGHGMEDYILVLNHNAAASVGEKLEILAPVDNGGKFTDVVKEFAGQHVFKANPKVVEFLQANGRLLGHGSLNHSYPHCWRCKSPVIFRATEQWFVSMDQNDLRKEALAEIERVQWIPAYGRDRINGMIQNRPDWCLSRQRVWGVPIPGFTCAGCRTVVADPTIIEHVAGLMESKGADVWFERSAAELLPAGIACAKCGGTTFEKERDILDVWFESGVSFAAVLKPRKWWPADLYLEGSDQHRGWFHSALLAGVTTDRRAPYKAVLTHGFVLDGQGKKMSKSAGNVVAPQDVIKQSGAEILRLWVSAQDYRDDLRISPEILTHLIEAYRKIRNTCRFLLSNLYDFDPAKDRIPCEQLPELDRWALHRLSELIPRVRKSYDDFEFHTIFHALNNFCSVDLSSVYLDILKDRLYTFRTDSPLRRGSQTVLFETVMAMTKLMAPILSFTAEEIWRVVSAQVPGGLGTQSVHLGSLPEVDPKWRDAELAARWETLLGYRSQVQGVLEASRRDKVIGSSLEAHVQLEADAKAYQFLKPYEKDLGTIFIVSKVTLSQGAAGQAGIQVSVAKSSAGKCERCWNYREAVGADTEHPTLCDRCVEAIR; from the coding sequence ATGGACTATAAGTCGACGCTCAATCTTCCCAAGACCGATTTCCCGATGAAGGCCAACCTGCCGCAGCGGGAGCCGGAGATGCTGGCCTGGTGGGCGCAGGAGAAGCTGTATGAGCAGATCCAGGCAGCCGGCCAGGGGCGGCCTCGCTACGTGTTGCATGACGGCCCTCCCTATGCGAACGGGCGCATTCACATCGGCCATGCGCTGAACAAGATTCTCAAAGACATCATCGTGAAGTCCAAGACGATGGCGGGCTTCCAGGCGCCCTATGTGCCGGGCTGGGACTGTCACGGTTTGCCGATCGAGCATCAGGTGATGAAGGAGTTGGGCGACAAGAAGAAAGATTTGGACACGCCGGCGATCCGCAAGCTCTGTCGCGAATATGCCGAGAAGTACGTCGCGATCCAGCGCGAGGAGTTTCAGCGGCTTGGCGTGTTGGGCGAATGGCAGCAGCCCTATCTCACGATGACGCCGGCTTACGAAGCGTCGATCATTCGCGAGTTCGGAAAGTTTGTGGAACGAGGCGGAGTCTACAAAGGGCTCAAGCCGGTGTTGTGGTGCACGCAGGATCAAACGGCGCTGGCGGAAGCGGAGGTCGAGTACGACAACCATACCTCCCCCTGGGTCTATGTGAAATTTCCGATCGTGACGTCGCCGTCGGTGCTCAGCGCGACCTTCCCCGGCATCGCCTTCCCTGAGGGCATCAAGTCGGTCTCGGTCGTCATCTGGACCACCACGCCCTGGACGCTTCCGGCCAATCAAGCGGTTTGTCTCCATCGCGACTTCGACTATGCCTTCGTTCAGGTCGGCGACGAGCTGCTGGTCGTGGCCGAAAAACTCCTGGACAGTGTGGCGAAGGAGTGCAAGCTCGAAGGCTATCGCGTCGTCGGGGTGAAGAAGGGCGGAGAGGGTTTCGAAGGATTGGAAACGCAACGGCCGCTGACGACCGGCCTGTCGCCGATTCTGCTCGGCGACTTTGTGACGTTGGAGCAGGGAACGGGCTGTGTGCATATCGCGCCGGGCCACGGGATGGAGGACTACATCCTGGTCCTGAACCACAACGCGGCTGCGTCGGTCGGGGAGAAGCTGGAGATTCTGGCGCCGGTCGATAACGGCGGGAAGTTTACGGACGTTGTGAAGGAGTTCGCCGGTCAGCATGTGTTCAAGGCCAATCCGAAAGTCGTGGAATTCCTTCAGGCCAACGGGCGGCTGCTGGGCCATGGCTCGCTGAATCACTCCTATCCGCATTGCTGGCGCTGCAAGAGTCCGGTCATCTTCCGGGCCACCGAACAATGGTTCGTCTCGATGGACCAGAACGATCTGCGCAAGGAAGCGTTGGCGGAGATCGAGCGGGTCCAATGGATTCCGGCCTATGGCCGTGATCGCATCAACGGCATGATTCAAAACCGGCCGGACTGGTGCCTCTCGCGCCAGCGGGTGTGGGGTGTGCCGATTCCCGGATTTACCTGCGCGGGTTGCCGGACCGTCGTCGCCGATCCAACCATTATCGAGCACGTTGCCGGGCTCATGGAGTCGAAGGGCGCGGATGTCTGGTTCGAGCGATCGGCCGCAGAGTTGCTTCCTGCGGGGATCGCCTGCGCGAAGTGCGGCGGGACGACCTTTGAAAAGGAGCGGGACATTCTGGATGTCTGGTTCGAGTCCGGCGTGAGCTTCGCCGCTGTGCTCAAGCCGAGGAAGTGGTGGCCGGCTGATCTGTATCTCGAAGGGTCCGACCAGCATCGGGGGTGGTTCCATAGCGCGTTATTGGCCGGAGTGACCACCGATCGCCGCGCGCCCTACAAGGCCGTGCTGACTCACGGATTTGTCCTTGATGGGCAGGGCAAGAAGATGTCTAAGTCGGCGGGGAATGTCGTCGCGCCGCAGGATGTGATCAAGCAATCTGGCGCAGAGATTCTGCGTCTGTGGGTGTCGGCGCAGGACTATCGTGACGATCTCAGAATCTCGCCTGAAATCCTGACCCATCTCATTGAGGCCTACCGGAAGATCAGAAATACCTGCCGCTTCCTGCTGAGCAATCTGTATGACTTCGATCCGGCGAAAGACCGCATTCCCTGCGAGCAGTTGCCTGAGCTGGATCGGTGGGCCTTGCATCGGCTGAGCGAGCTGATCCCACGGGTGCGGAAGTCCTATGACGACTTTGAGTTTCATACGATCTTCCATGCGCTCAACAACTTTTGCTCGGTGGATCTGAGTTCCGTCTATCTCGACATTCTGAAAGACCGGCTCTATACGTTCAGGACCGATTCTCCGTTGCGCCGCGGGTCGCAGACGGTGTTGTTTGAGACCGTGATGGCCATGACGAAACTCATGGCGCCGATCCTGAGCTTCACGGCGGAAGAAATCTGGCGGGTGGTGTCTGCGCAGGTGCCCGGAGGTCTCGGTACGCAGAGTGTGCATCTGGGCTCGCTCCCGGAGGTTGACCCGAAGTGGCGGGATGCGGAACTGGCCGCACGCTGGGAGACGTTGCTGGGTTATCGCAGCCAGGTGCAGGGGGTGCTTGAGGCGAGCCGCCGCGACAAGGTGATCGGATCGTCGCTTGAAGCGCACGTTCAGCTTGAGGCGGATGCCAAGGCCTATCAGTTCCTGAAACCTTACGAGAAAGATCTCGGGACGATCTTCATCGTGTCGAAGGTGACGCTGTCGCAGGGGGCCGCAGGTCAGGCAGGGATCCAAGTGTCGGTGGCCAAGTCATCGGCCGGCAAATGCGAACGCTGCTGGAATTACCGCGAGGCGGTCGGCGCGGATACGGAACATCCGACACTCTGCGACCGGTGTGTGGAGGCGATCCGTTGA
- a CDS encoding ABC transporter ATP-binding protein, which translates to MDSGHGRPVSLIQCEDLWKVYRLGDVEVQALRGLNLTVEQGEFVAIMGSSGSGKSTLMNMLGCLDQPTKGHYWLNGVDVAALRADELAEIRNRQIGFVFQSFNLIPRTSALENAQLPLFYRGLSLREQRTLAAAALERVGLKGREQHYPTQLSGGQQQRVAIARALVTTPSLLLADEPTGNLDTESSREIMTILDRLNKEEGITVILVTHEPDIAAYAAREIVIKDGQVLTDRHTKPGHPSPLVGR; encoded by the coding sequence ATGGATAGTGGACATGGCCGGCCGGTTTCGTTGATTCAGTGCGAAGACCTGTGGAAAGTGTATCGCTTAGGCGATGTGGAGGTGCAGGCGCTTCGCGGGCTGAATCTCACGGTCGAGCAAGGCGAGTTTGTCGCGATCATGGGTTCATCGGGGTCAGGGAAGTCGACGCTGATGAACATGTTGGGTTGTCTGGATCAGCCCACCAAGGGCCATTATTGGCTGAACGGCGTCGATGTTGCGGCGCTTCGCGCCGATGAGCTGGCTGAGATCCGGAATCGGCAGATCGGGTTCGTTTTTCAAAGCTTCAATCTGATCCCCCGCACCAGCGCCTTGGAAAATGCGCAGCTTCCGCTCTTCTATCGCGGCCTCTCTCTTCGCGAGCAGCGAACGCTGGCGGCGGCGGCGTTGGAGCGGGTGGGATTGAAGGGCCGCGAACAGCACTATCCGACGCAATTGTCCGGCGGGCAGCAACAACGGGTGGCCATTGCCCGCGCATTGGTCACGACGCCATCCCTCTTGTTGGCCGACGAACCGACCGGAAATCTGGATACAGAATCGAGCCGGGAAATCATGACGATCCTCGATCGGTTGAACAAGGAAGAAGGCATCACGGTTATCTTAGTGACTCATGAACCCGATATCGCGGCCTATGCTGCCCGTGAAATCGTGATTAAAGATGGGCAGGTGCTTACCGATCGGCATACCAAGCCCGGGCATCCGTCCCCTCTGGTGGGGCGCTGA
- a CDS encoding helix-turn-helix domain-containing protein, translating to MGTAPKSELMTVSETCLYLKITTRTLYRYIQNRQIPAFKLGKEWRFVRSDLEQWIRDRTRTALPS from the coding sequence ATGGGGACAGCCCCGAAGAGCGAATTGATGACGGTGTCGGAGACGTGTCTGTACCTGAAGATTACGACCCGCACCCTCTATCGCTATATACAGAACAGACAGATTCCAGCCTTCAAGCTTGGGAAAGAATGGCGATTCGTACGTTCGGATCTGGAGCAGTGGATCCGCGACCGGACCAGAACCGCCCTCCCGTCATAA
- a CDS encoding efflux RND transporter periplasmic adaptor subunit, which translates to MRRLGIVLGIVAVGLAIGGYVFFTGERKVPVRYRTAAVERGSIVSIVSATGTINPVVSVQVGSQVSGMIKSLHADFNSRVKAGDIVAVIDPEPFKARRDQAASNLEMAKANVARAKTDGAQRKRELDRVRSLIDQNFVSQNDVDVAVTNAQGAEAQVHVAEAQVRQAEAALNSAELELKYTTIRSPVDGIVVARNIEVGQTVAASFATPNLFLIALDLTKMQVDTNVSESDIGGIAEGKDATFSVDAYPGVRFSGSIRQVRLAPINVQNVVTYNVVVAVDNQDLRLKPGMTANVSIVVAQREQVLKVPNAALRFTPPKSERAEGGSAEGKPAKAEGRPAASRASSGAMETGAAARKVWKQDESGELVSVSVQTGISDGVATEIVGGSLGEQDTVIVGLDVPRANRQGSELPPGFGGGGGQRRTRDRGM; encoded by the coding sequence ATGCGACGACTCGGGATTGTGCTCGGCATTGTAGCGGTGGGGCTTGCCATCGGCGGGTATGTGTTCTTCACCGGAGAGCGCAAGGTGCCGGTGCGCTATCGGACCGCCGCCGTCGAACGGGGTTCTATCGTTTCTATCGTGAGCGCAACGGGCACCATCAATCCGGTCGTGTCCGTGCAAGTCGGCTCGCAAGTTTCCGGCATGATCAAAAGTCTCCACGCGGACTTCAATTCGCGGGTGAAGGCCGGCGACATCGTGGCGGTGATCGATCCGGAACCGTTTAAGGCCCGTCGGGATCAAGCTGCGAGTAATCTGGAAATGGCGAAAGCGAATGTGGCCCGCGCCAAGACGGATGGAGCGCAGCGTAAACGCGAACTCGACCGGGTCCGCTCTCTGATCGATCAGAATTTTGTGTCGCAGAATGATGTGGATGTGGCTGTGACCAACGCGCAGGGCGCGGAAGCGCAGGTGCACGTGGCCGAGGCGCAAGTCAGGCAGGCGGAAGCGGCGTTGAACTCAGCGGAACTGGAATTGAAATACACCACGATCCGTTCGCCGGTCGATGGCATTGTGGTGGCCAGAAACATCGAAGTCGGGCAGACCGTCGCCGCCAGTTTTGCCACGCCGAACCTGTTTCTGATCGCGCTCGATTTGACGAAGATGCAGGTGGATACCAATGTGAGCGAGTCGGATATCGGCGGGATTGCCGAGGGAAAGGATGCGACGTTTTCCGTGGATGCCTATCCCGGCGTGCGGTTTTCCGGATCGATCCGCCAGGTGCGGTTGGCTCCGATCAATGTGCAGAATGTGGTGACGTACAATGTTGTGGTGGCCGTCGACAATCAAGACCTGCGTCTGAAGCCGGGGATGACGGCGAATGTTTCCATTGTCGTGGCGCAACGAGAGCAGGTGCTCAAGGTGCCGAACGCTGCGTTACGCTTTACGCCTCCCAAGAGCGAGCGGGCAGAAGGCGGATCGGCTGAAGGAAAACCGGCCAAGGCTGAGGGGCGACCGGCTGCGAGCCGAGCGTCATCCGGCGCTATGGAGACCGGAGCCGCCGCACGTAAAGTCTGGAAACAAGATGAGTCCGGCGAGCTGGTCTCCGTGTCGGTTCAGACGGGGATTTCCGATGGCGTGGCGACGGAGATTGTCGGCGGATCCCTCGGGGAGCAGGATACGGTCATCGTGGGGCTGGATGTGCCTCGAGCGAATCGCCAAGGGAGCGAGCTGCCACCCGGCTTCGGTGGCGGCGGCGGACAGCGCCGCACGCGTGACCGGGGTATGTAG
- the lspA gene encoding signal peptidase II produces MSAFTLRNLVLASLTGSVIVTDQLSKLHIMQTMRLHESIPIIPNLFSLTYIRNPGAAFGLLAGSSNAFRMVFFGLTSIFALVLLGTILYRMPEREWMGRLSVSAILGGAIGNLIDRLRFGEVIDFLDVYVDNYHWPAFNVADSAITVGVIFLIIHFMFEKPDVPPVVPETPSVQTPGT; encoded by the coding sequence TTGAGCGCCTTCACTTTGCGCAATCTGGTTCTGGCTTCGCTGACGGGCAGCGTCATCGTCACCGATCAGCTGTCGAAGTTGCATATCATGCAGACCATGCGACTGCATGAATCCATTCCGATTATCCCCAATCTCTTCAGTTTGACCTATATCCGCAATCCGGGCGCTGCATTCGGATTGCTGGCTGGGAGCAGCAACGCCTTCCGGATGGTATTCTTCGGGCTCACATCGATTTTTGCGCTGGTGCTGCTCGGCACGATTCTCTACCGCATGCCGGAACGGGAGTGGATGGGGCGTTTGAGCGTGTCGGCGATTCTCGGCGGCGCGATCGGTAACCTCATCGACCGGCTGCGGTTCGGCGAAGTGATCGACTTTCTGGACGTGTATGTCGACAACTACCACTGGCCGGCGTTCAATGTGGCGGATTCCGCGATCACGGTCGGGGTGATCTTTCTGATCATCCACTTCATGTTTGAAAAGCCGGATGTCCCGCCGGTGGTGCCGGAGACTCCCTCAGTTCAGACCCCCGGCACGTAA